A single genomic interval of Ruminococcus sp. NK3A76 harbors:
- a CDS encoding dipicolinate synthase subunit B — translation MNEKIRVGFALTGSFCTFDKAFAAAQGLVDSGFDVIPIMSFNAAGMDTRFGKAEDHIKRLEAMTGRQVIRTIADAEPIGPKRLLDVLVVAPCTANTAAKLALGITDTPVTMAVKSHVRNALPVVIAISTNDALSNAAKNIGLLQSMKNYYFVPYRQDNYSAKPNSIVADLSQTEAAVSAALQGRQLQPLVISPLGK, via the coding sequence GTGAATGAAAAGATAAGGGTGGGCTTTGCGCTCACAGGGTCGTTCTGTACCTTTGATAAGGCCTTTGCGGCGGCGCAGGGGCTTGTTGACTCAGGCTTTGATGTGATACCGATAATGTCCTTTAACGCCGCCGGCATGGATACACGCTTCGGCAAGGCGGAGGATCATATAAAAAGGCTCGAAGCCATGACCGGCAGACAGGTCATACGCACTATCGCCGATGCCGAGCCAATAGGCCCTAAAAGGCTGCTCGATGTGCTCGTCGTAGCACCCTGTACTGCCAATACCGCCGCTAAACTCGCACTCGGTATCACAGATACCCCCGTGACAATGGCCGTCAAGAGCCATGTGCGCAACGCCCTGCCCGTCGTGATAGCGATATCCACAAACGATGCCCTTTCAAACGCCGCAAAGAATATCGGCCTTCTGCAAAGCATGAAGAATTACTATTTCGTCCCCTACAGACAGGATAACTACTCCGCCAAGCCGAACTCGATAGTCGCCGACCTTTCGCAGACAGAAGCCGCAGTCAGCGCCGCCCTGCAAGGCAGACAGCTCCAGCCGCTGGTCATATCGCCTTTGGGCAAATAA
- a CDS encoding NAD(P)-dependent oxidoreductase, whose translation MTNRPLILAIKGDARQTYAVQSLKGYFNTTETQFPLSGAASADILLLPMLTKNGSFEGLSKHLRPGALVLGGRIPPGLRASFASNGYEVADYYESPSLKLQNALPTAEGVLMLAMQNTPGIVSFTSVLITGFGACAKQTARMFSALGCKVCIAARSPAARAEAEAYGYKTAEISSIKNIISHADIIVNTVPSQIIGEKELAASKQQALFIEIASAPFGIDESAAQTLGRKLINAPGLPAKCAPKTSGEYIARAVRDIIIKRKEGEP comes from the coding sequence ATGACGAACAGACCGCTCATTTTAGCTATAAAGGGCGATGCCCGGCAGACCTATGCCGTGCAGTCGCTCAAAGGATATTTCAACACTACAGAAACGCAGTTCCCCCTCTCGGGAGCAGCCTCGGCGGATATCCTTCTTCTGCCGATGCTTACCAAAAACGGCTCCTTTGAGGGGCTGTCAAAACACCTGCGCCCCGGTGCTCTCGTGCTCGGCGGCAGGATACCGCCCGGCCTCAGGGCGAGCTTTGCATCAAACGGCTATGAGGTCGCCGACTACTACGAAAGCCCCTCTCTTAAACTGCAAAACGCCCTGCCGACCGCCGAGGGCGTGCTCATGCTCGCAATGCAGAATACCCCCGGCATAGTCAGCTTTACAAGCGTGCTGATAACCGGCTTCGGTGCCTGCGCCAAGCAGACGGCAAGAATGTTTTCCGCCCTCGGCTGTAAGGTGTGCATAGCCGCAAGAAGCCCTGCCGCCCGTGCCGAAGCTGAAGCTTATGGCTATAAAACGGCAGAGATATCAAGTATCAAAAACATCATCTCTCATGCAGATATCATCGTAAACACCGTTCCCTCGCAGATAATAGGGGAGAAGGAGCTTGCCGCTTCAAAGCAGCAAGCGCTCTTTATCGAGATAGCGTCTGCCCCCTTCGGGATAGACGAGAGTGCTGCGCAGACCCTCGGCCGTAAGCTGATAAACGCCCCCGGCCTGCCTGCCAAATGCGCCCCCAAGACCAGCGGTGAGTATATCGCCCGTGCAGTGAGAGATATCATCATAAAAAGAAAGGAGGGTGAGCCGTGA
- the ilvB gene encoding biosynthetic-type acetolactate synthase large subunit, giving the protein MLKTGSDIIIECLLEQGVDTVFGYPGGAVLNIYDSLYMYSDKIHHVITAHEQAACHAADGYSRTTGRTGVVIATSGPGATNLVTGIATAYMDSIPLVAITGNVPTGLLGLDSFQEVDICGITMPIVKHNYIVKDITKLADTIREAFYIANSGRKGPVLIDVPKDITIGKTEYEPKAPKKIVNHNPEEVNEQIDAAIEVIKAAKRPYIYAGGGVVSSNAVEEMAEFVTKVNAPVSLSLMGQCAFDNTRDEYLGMLGMHGTKASAMALNKCDVMIVLGSRFSDRVICNPNTFASDTKIIHIEIDPAEIDKNIAVSYSVTGDIEYILAKMNEMLPQLEHKEWMDEVLGWKKQYALKMVPIESDDEVLPQDVLEELDRLTNGSAILTTEVGQHQMWAAQYYNFRKQRHFASSGGLGTMGYGLGAAIGSKVGNPDETVINIAGDGSFFMNLNELSTLAKHKLPVIELVFENDVLGMVRQWQRLFYGKRFSQTNIERGTDLMKLADAFGIEGVRITKKSEIKAGLEKALSCGRPCLIDVVINKDINVLPMVPAGADVNEPIMDIDLDS; this is encoded by the coding sequence ATGTTAAAAACAGGTTCTGATATAATCATCGAGTGTCTGCTCGAGCAGGGCGTTGATACGGTATTCGGCTATCCGGGCGGTGCTGTGCTCAACATCTACGATTCGCTGTATATGTATTCCGACAAGATACATCACGTTATCACAGCGCACGAGCAGGCTGCCTGCCATGCTGCTGACGGCTATTCAAGAACTACCGGCAGGACAGGTGTCGTTATTGCGACCTCAGGCCCCGGAGCTACTAACCTTGTAACAGGCATAGCTACGGCTTACATGGATTCGATACCGCTCGTTGCTATCACAGGCAACGTGCCTACAGGGCTGCTCGGTCTTGACAGCTTCCAGGAGGTAGACATCTGCGGCATCACGATGCCAATTGTCAAGCACAACTACATCGTCAAGGACATAACCAAGCTCGCAGACACGATAAGAGAGGCTTTCTACATTGCAAACTCGGGCAGAAAGGGGCCTGTGCTCATAGATGTGCCCAAGGACATAACTATCGGCAAGACAGAGTATGAGCCGAAAGCACCCAAAAAGATAGTCAACCACAATCCCGAGGAGGTAAACGAGCAGATAGATGCAGCGATAGAAGTCATCAAGGCTGCAAAGCGCCCCTACATCTACGCAGGCGGCGGTGTCGTATCATCGAATGCTGTTGAGGAAATGGCTGAGTTCGTGACAAAGGTGAATGCGCCTGTTTCGCTCTCGCTCATGGGTCAGTGTGCATTTGACAACACAAGGGACGAATACCTCGGTATGCTCGGTATGCACGGCACAAAGGCATCTGCTATGGCGCTCAACAAGTGCGATGTCATGATAGTTCTCGGTTCACGTTTCTCTGACAGAGTTATCTGCAACCCGAACACATTCGCAAGCGACACAAAGATAATCCACATAGAGATAGACCCTGCCGAGATAGACAAGAACATAGCAGTAAGCTACTCGGTAACAGGCGACATAGAATACATACTCGCAAAGATGAACGAAATGCTCCCGCAGCTTGAGCACAAGGAGTGGATGGACGAAGTCCTTGGCTGGAAGAAACAGTATGCGCTCAAAATGGTTCCTATCGAGAGCGACGACGAGGTGCTCCCTCAGGACGTTTTAGAGGAGCTTGACAGGCTCACAAACGGCTCGGCTATACTCACAACAGAGGTAGGCCAGCACCAGATGTGGGCTGCACAGTATTACAACTTCCGCAAGCAGAGACATTTTGCTTCGTCGGGCGGTCTTGGCACAATGGGCTACGGCCTTGGCGCAGCGATAGGCTCAAAGGTCGGCAACCCTGATGAGACGGTCATAAACATCGCAGGCGACGGCAGCTTCTTTATGAACCTAAACGAGCTCTCGACCCTTGCAAAGCACAAGCTCCCCGTTATCGAGCTTGTATTTGAGAACGACGTTCTCGGCATGGTAAGGCAGTGGCAGAGGCTGTTCTACGGCAAGCGCTTCTCGCAGACGAACATCGAGCGCGGCACAGACCTTATGAAGCTTGCAGATGCTTTCGGCATTGAAGGCGTTCGCATAACAAAGAAGAGTGAGATAAAAGCAGGCCTTGAAAAGGCACTCAGCTGCGGCAGACCCTGTCTGATAGACGTAGTCATCAACAAGGACATAAACGTTCTTCCCATGGTTCCGGCAGGCGCTGATGTCAACGAGCCGATAATGGACATCGACCTTGACAGCTGA
- a CDS encoding PFL family protein, producing MIKTYDILETIRMIQNECLDIRTITMGISLLDCIDADIDKACEKVYEKITTKAKDLVKVGEDIEKELGIPIINKRLSVTPIAIISAACHCSPVPFAKALDAAAKAVGVNLIGGYSALVQKGFSAGDLELINSIPEALACTERVCSSVNIGSTKTGINLDACKLMGQIVKDTAEITKDKACFGAAKLVVFCNAVEDNPFMAGAFHGVGEPDCMINVGVSGPGVVRSALAKYPDADITQISDIIKKTSFKITRVGQLVGTMASKRLGVPFGIVDLSLAPTPAVGDSVAHILEEIGLEQCGTHGTTATLALLNDAVKKGGVMACSSIGGLSGAFIPVSEDAGMIDAARSGVLTIEKLEAMTAVCSVGLDMIVIPGDTTPDTIAAIIADEAAIGMVNCKTTAVRVVPAIGKDVGEELDWGGLFGCGPVMPLKKASASKFINRGGQIPAPLHSLKN from the coding sequence ATGATAAAGACATATGATATACTTGAAACTATCAGAATGATACAGAACGAGTGCCTTGATATCAGAACGATAACAATGGGCATCTCGCTGCTTGACTGTATAGATGCTGATATAGATAAGGCCTGCGAAAAGGTCTATGAAAAGATAACCACCAAGGCTAAGGATCTTGTAAAGGTCGGCGAGGATATTGAAAAGGAGCTCGGTATCCCGATAATCAATAAGCGCCTTTCGGTAACTCCTATAGCTATAATCTCGGCTGCCTGCCACTGCTCGCCCGTGCCTTTTGCTAAGGCGCTCGATGCTGCTGCAAAGGCAGTCGGCGTAAACCTCATAGGCGGCTATTCTGCCCTCGTGCAGAAGGGCTTCTCGGCAGGTGACCTGGAGCTTATAAACTCTATCCCCGAAGCACTTGCCTGCACAGAGAGAGTCTGCTCGTCTGTTAATATCGGCTCTACCAAGACAGGTATCAACCTCGATGCCTGCAAGCTCATGGGTCAGATAGTAAAGGATACCGCCGAGATAACAAAGGATAAGGCCTGCTTCGGCGCGGCAAAGCTCGTTGTGTTCTGTAACGCAGTCGAGGATAACCCCTTTATGGCAGGCGCATTCCACGGTGTCGGCGAGCCTGACTGTATGATAAATGTCGGCGTTTCAGGCCCGGGCGTTGTAAGGTCTGCCCTTGCAAAATACCCCGATGCAGATATAACCCAGATAAGCGATATAATAAAGAAGACTTCCTTCAAGATAACAAGAGTAGGCCAGCTTGTCGGCACAATGGCTTCAAAGCGCCTCGGCGTGCCTTTCGGTATAGTTGACCTTTCTCTCGCTCCGACCCCGGCAGTTGGTGACTCGGTGGCTCATATCTTAGAGGAGATAGGCCTGGAGCAGTGCGGCACGCACGGTACAACAGCTACCCTTGCCCTGCTCAACGACGCAGTAAAGAAGGGCGGCGTTATGGCCTGCTCGTCTATCGGCGGCCTTTCGGGCGCATTTATCCCTGTTTCTGAGGACGCAGGTATGATAGATGCAGCACGTTCCGGAGTTCTGACAATAGAGAAGCTCGAAGCTATGACTGCTGTCTGCTCCGTCGGCCTTGATATGATAGTTATCCCCGGCGATACGACACCTGATACTATAGCTGCTATCATAGCAGACGAGGCAGCTATCGGTATGGTAAACTGTAAGACTACCGCTGTCCGTGTTGTTCCTGCTATCGGTAAGGATGTCGGCGAGGAGCTCGACTGGGGCGGCCTGTTCGGCTGCGGCCCTGTTATGCCTCTTAAGAAGGCAAGCGCTTCCAAGTTTATAAACCGTGGCGGCCAGATACCTGCACCGCTCCATTCTCTTAAAAACTGA
- a CDS encoding histidinol-phosphatase HisJ family protein, with the protein MLFDSHTHSSFSPDADRAADMEKMPLTAREYGLDYITVTDHCDCNYWLPESEKDYKEYPKEDSIMFGCRDYALPSIKKALALKAGCDNFLCGIELGQPLQNKQAAEQILSTEGLDLVIGSLHMNAGKADFYYLQYNKMDISEIYTLLDDYFSELLEMCKTVPFDSLGHLTYPLRYIVGEYGITLDMSRFDNKIRDIFCTLIRSGKALEINTSGYRQKYGRPFPDAQYLKLYRSLGGELITIGSDAHKLSDIGAGIKDGCELLREFGFEYVTLFKDRKPQNYKL; encoded by the coding sequence ATGCTCTTTGACAGCCATACACATTCGAGCTTTTCCCCCGATGCCGACAGGGCGGCCGATATGGAGAAAATGCCCTTGACAGCCCGTGAATACGGCCTTGACTATATAACCGTGACCGACCACTGCGACTGTAACTACTGGCTGCCTGAATCGGAAAAGGATTATAAAGAGTACCCAAAAGAGGACAGTATAATGTTCGGCTGCCGTGACTATGCGCTGCCGAGTATAAAAAAAGCCCTCGCTCTGAAAGCAGGGTGTGATAACTTCCTCTGCGGCATAGAGCTCGGCCAGCCGCTGCAAAATAAGCAGGCAGCAGAGCAGATATTAAGCACCGAGGGTCTTGATCTTGTTATAGGCTCGCTTCATATGAACGCCGGAAAAGCGGATTTTTATTATTTGCAGTACAACAAAATGGACATAAGCGAGATATACACCCTCCTCGATGACTACTTCTCCGAGCTGCTTGAAATGTGTAAAACCGTGCCCTTCGATTCGCTCGGCCACCTGACCTACCCCTTGCGCTATATAGTAGGGGAGTATGGCATCACCCTTGATATGAGCAGGTTTGATAATAAGATAAGGGATATTTTCTGTACACTTATCCGAAGCGGCAAGGCGCTTGAGATAAACACCTCAGGTTACCGCCAGAAATACGGCAGGCCGTTCCCCGATGCGCAGTATCTTAAGCTCTACCGCTCGCTCGGCGGCGAGCTGATAACGATAGGCAGCGATGCCCATAAGCTCAGCGACATCGGCGCCGGCATAAAGGACGGCTGCGAGCTGCTGCGTGAGTTCGGCTTTGAGTATGTCACCCTTTTCAAAGACCGCAAGCCGCAAAACTATAAGCTGTAA
- a CDS encoding helix-turn-helix domain-containing protein, which yields MDMITIGKFIASCRKEKGLTQAQLAEHLGISDRAVSKWETGRSMPDSSIMLELCDIIGITVNDLLTGRKTTMENYKELAEKNLLMMRQSEERSNRTLLRLEVVIGLISGLTLVLCIMAAALANVNDSWVAILISFGGIQFLVAAMFCFYIEKAAGYYECAECGHRYEPEFIPSMFAPHMGRTKRMKCPKCGKRSWQKKVLTKEAE from the coding sequence ATGGACATGATAACGATCGGAAAATTCATAGCTTCATGCAGAAAGGAAAAAGGGCTCACGCAGGCGCAGCTTGCAGAACACTTAGGCATAAGTGACCGTGCGGTATCAAAATGGGAGACAGGGCGCTCGATGCCCGACTCGTCCATTATGCTGGAGCTTTGCGACATCATAGGCATAACGGTCAACGACTTATTAACAGGGAGGAAAACTACTATGGAGAACTACAAGGAATTAGCGGAAAAGAATCTTTTAATGATGAGGCAGAGCGAGGAGCGAAGCAACAGGACTTTACTCAGGCTCGAGGTAGTTATAGGTCTTATATCGGGGCTTACATTGGTTCTATGCATCATGGCGGCGGCGCTTGCGAATGTAAACGACTCGTGGGTTGCGATACTGATATCTTTCGGCGGCATACAGTTTTTAGTAGCGGCGATGTTCTGCTTCTACATTGAGAAGGCTGCGGGCTACTACGAATGCGCAGAGTGCGGTCATCGCTACGAGCCCGAGTTCATTCCCTCGATGTTTGCGCCCCACATGGGCAGGACAAAGAGAATGAAATGCCCCAAGTGCGGCAAGAGGAGCTGGCAGAAAAAGGTGCTGACAAAAGAGGCAGAATAA
- a CDS encoding glycogen/starch/alpha-glucan phosphorylase, which translates to MAKTESKTISAKELKEQFVDVLHNDYQTTPEEASDKQVYGALASIVVKILKDKRRRFTVATHSAGKKKVYYLSMEFLMGRSLKTSLYNLEMIDEATQVLKDFGISINSIYEQEPDAGLGNGGLGRLAACYLDGLAATGYHATGYSICYEYGIFKQKLEDGWQTELPDNWLPGGSSWLRAYPDKAIEVHFDGELKEYWDNQYHCVTHENYTTVLAVPYDMYVSGYDSKAVSKLRLWKAEVASFDMPMFNQGDYSKALGRNIMSQAITKVLYPNDNHQEGKSLRLRQQYFMCAASIGDIVNQHMNTYGTLDNLHEKVAIHINDTHPTLAIPELMRILLDDCGYSWDKAWHIVQNTFAYTNHTVMPEALEKWDCNLLKSVTPRVFSIIVEINERYCKDLWERYHDEPKVSHMSIIENNMCKMATLCVHACHSVNGVAKIHSEIIKHETFKDEYLDTPTKFKNVTNGIAYRRWLQQSNLGLTELLKEKIGTGFLKDASELSKFSLFAEDKEVLERLAAIKKENKEKFAKYVKNEYGRILNTDSIFDVQVKRLHEYKRQQLNALNIIAEYNYLKENPNADYVPKTYIFAAKAAPGYYMAKQIIKLIWNISEELKKDKKLSEKLGVIFLENYCVSLSERLMPAAEISEQISLAGTEASGTGNMKLMINGAITLGTLDGANVEIHEQVGDDNIVIFGMNVDEVNEAKPHYNPMNVYNSNQVVKAAIDQMSRGINGQQFNEIATSLKTKDPYMALADFDSYQKAQAFASEAYKDVLRWNKMSLKNISGAGIFSADRSVEDYAREIWCLTK; encoded by the coding sequence ATGGCAAAAACAGAGAGCAAGACCATATCGGCAAAGGAGCTTAAGGAACAGTTTGTCGATGTTTTGCATAACGACTATCAGACCACGCCCGAGGAGGCTTCTGACAAGCAGGTATACGGCGCACTGGCAAGCATAGTTGTCAAGATACTTAAGGACAAGAGGCGCAGGTTCACCGTTGCTACACACTCGGCAGGCAAGAAGAAGGTGTACTACCTCTCTATGGAGTTCCTTATGGGTCGTTCGCTCAAAACGAGCCTTTACAACTTAGAGATGATAGACGAAGCCACACAGGTGCTCAAGGATTTCGGCATCTCGATAAACTCAATTTACGAGCAGGAGCCTGATGCAGGCCTTGGCAACGGCGGTCTTGGCAGACTTGCTGCCTGCTATCTTGACGGCCTTGCAGCTACAGGCTATCACGCTACAGGCTATTCTATCTGCTACGAATACGGCATCTTCAAGCAGAAGCTCGAAGATGGCTGGCAGACTGAGCTTCCCGACAACTGGCTGCCCGGCGGCTCATCATGGCTGAGAGCTTACCCCGACAAGGCTATAGAAGTTCACTTTGACGGCGAGCTTAAGGAATACTGGGACAATCAGTATCACTGCGTAACTCACGAGAACTACACCACCGTTCTGGCTGTTCCTTACGATATGTACGTTTCCGGCTACGACAGCAAGGCTGTTTCAAAGCTCAGGCTCTGGAAGGCTGAGGTTGCGAGCTTTGATATGCCTATGTTCAACCAGGGCGACTACTCAAAGGCTTTAGGCAGAAACATCATGTCGCAGGCTATCACAAAGGTGCTCTACCCGAACGACAATCATCAGGAGGGCAAGAGCTTAAGACTCAGACAGCAGTATTTTATGTGCGCTGCATCTATCGGCGACATAGTAAATCAGCACATGAACACCTACGGCACGCTTGACAACCTGCACGAGAAGGTGGCTATACACATAAACGACACTCACCCCACACTCGCTATCCCCGAGCTTATGAGGATACTGCTCGACGACTGCGGCTATTCATGGGACAAGGCATGGCACATCGTACAGAACACATTTGCATACACAAACCACACTGTAATGCCCGAGGCTCTTGAAAAGTGGGACTGCAACCTCTTAAAGAGCGTAACTCCCCGTGTATTCTCGATAATCGTTGAGATAAACGAGCGTTACTGCAAGGATCTGTGGGAGAGATACCACGACGAGCCTAAGGTATCGCATATGTCGATAATTGAGAACAATATGTGCAAGATGGCTACTCTCTGCGTACATGCCTGCCACAGCGTAAACGGCGTTGCAAAGATACACTCGGAGATAATCAAGCACGAGACATTCAAGGACGAATATCTTGACACACCCACAAAGTTCAAGAACGTAACAAACGGTATCGCTTACAGGCGCTGGTTACAGCAGTCAAATCTGGGGCTTACCGAGCTTCTTAAGGAGAAGATAGGCACAGGCTTCCTTAAGGACGCAAGCGAGCTTTCAAAGTTCTCGCTCTTTGCTGAGGACAAGGAAGTTTTAGAGAGACTTGCAGCTATCAAGAAGGAGAACAAGGAGAAGTTTGCAAAGTACGTCAAGAACGAATACGGCAGAATACTCAACACCGACTCAATATTCGACGTACAGGTAAAGAGACTTCACGAATACAAGAGGCAGCAGCTCAACGCACTCAATATAATAGCTGAGTACAACTACCTCAAAGAGAACCCGAATGCAGACTATGTACCGAAGACATACATCTTCGCAGCAAAGGCAGCTCCCGGCTACTACATGGCAAAGCAGATAATCAAGCTCATCTGGAACATTTCCGAGGAGCTCAAGAAGGACAAGAAGCTCTCTGAGAAGCTGGGCGTTATCTTCCTTGAAAACTACTGCGTATCGCTTTCTGAGAGGCTGATGCCGGCTGCTGAGATATCCGAGCAGATATCGCTCGCAGGTACTGAGGCAAGCGGTACCGGCAACATGAAGCTGATGATAAACGGCGCTATCACACTCGGCACGCTTGACGGCGCTAACGTTGAGATACACGAGCAGGTAGGCGATGACAACATCGTTATCTTCGGCATGAACGTTGACGAGGTAAACGAGGCAAAGCCGCACTACAACCCGATGAATGTTTACAACTCCAATCAGGTAGTAAAGGCTGCTATCGACCAGATGTCAAGAGGCATCAACGGCCAGCAGTTCAACGAGATAGCTACATCTTTAAAGACCAAGGATCCCTACATGGCACTTGCTGACTTTGATTCCTATCAGAAGGCTCAGGCATTTGCAAGCGAGGCTTACAAGGACGTTCTCAGGTGGAACAAGATGAGCTTAAAAAACATCTCCGGTGCAGGCATCTTCTCGGCAGACAGGTCTGTTGAGGATTACGCAAGGGAGATATGGTGTCTTACCAAGTAA
- a CDS encoding helix-turn-helix domain-containing protein, whose translation MSTHGENSREFKFKIMELHFKDNISVKVLSEKFAIPEQTIYTWRREYRKYGEDAFVGCGKQRPQDAELRRLKKENEKLRMQVEILKKVAAYQAEQESKKR comes from the coding sequence ATGAGCACACATGGAGAAAACAGTCGGGAATTCAAATTTAAGATCATGGAACTGCACTTCAAAGATAACATATCTGTGAAAGTGTTATCCGAAAAATTCGCAATACCGGAGCAAACGATCTACACATGGCGCAGAGAGTACAGAAAGTACGGCGAGGATGCATTTGTAGGCTGTGGGAAACAGCGTCCGCAGGATGCAGAACTTAGGCGATTGAAGAAAGAAAACGAAAAGCTCAGGATGCAGGTAGAGATCTTAAAAAAAGTTGCGGCATATCAGGCAGAGCAAGAGTCAAAGAAAAGATAG
- a CDS encoding ACT domain-containing protein, whose amino-acid sequence MRAVVAVIGKDAVGILAKVSTKCAEYNANVVEVSQSVLEDIFAMTMLVDISRLNKEFTMLVDDLSAMGRSMGLEIHTMHEDIFKVMHEV is encoded by the coding sequence ATGAGAGCTGTAGTTGCTGTTATAGGAAAGGACGCTGTGGGTATACTTGCAAAGGTCTCCACAAAATGCGCAGAGTATAATGCAAATGTCGTTGAGGTTTCCCAGTCGGTGCTCGAGGATATATTTGCTATGACTATGCTTGTTGATATTTCAAGACTTAATAAGGAGTTCACAATGCTCGTTGACGATCTTTCTGCTATGGGCAGGAGCATGGGTCTTGAGATACACACCATGCATGAGGATATCTTCAAGGTAATGCACGAGGTATAA
- a CDS encoding IS3 family transposase has translation MRARGLDKYPINLVCQTLGISTRSYYDRKENPRSNKEKEDLELVEKMQTIFAESYEEYGRVRMKKALEEAGYPMSEGKVGRLMRQGNMYPKKCKKYRATTNSRHKYQVAENLLDRNFNADKPNRKWCGDSTYIWTDEGWLYAAGIIDLCARDCVGLSFSSKHTQELMIDSLDQAFKKYKPGEGLLFHSDRGVQYASNAYKNKLHKYKMIQSMSRSGVPYDNAPMESFWATVKNACVHGCRFKTRKEAELKIFEYVFGFYNTHRYHSSNGLKTPYELRNEKLSIG, from the coding sequence TTGCGGGCGAGAGGATTGGATAAATATCCGATCAATCTGGTATGTCAGACTCTCGGGATAAGTACAAGATCATATTATGACCGAAAGGAAAACCCTCGCAGCAACAAAGAAAAAGAAGATCTGGAGCTTGTAGAGAAAATGCAGACGATCTTCGCTGAAAGCTATGAGGAGTATGGCAGAGTGCGTATGAAAAAAGCACTTGAAGAAGCCGGATACCCGATGAGTGAGGGGAAAGTCGGAAGGCTGATGCGTCAAGGAAATATGTACCCGAAAAAATGCAAAAAATATAGGGCAACGACCAACAGCAGGCACAAGTATCAAGTTGCAGAAAATCTTCTTGACCGCAATTTTAATGCTGATAAGCCAAACCGAAAGTGGTGCGGAGACAGCACTTACATATGGACAGACGAAGGCTGGCTGTACGCAGCAGGGATAATAGACCTATGTGCACGTGATTGTGTCGGATTAAGCTTTAGCAGCAAACACACGCAGGAACTGATGATCGATTCGCTTGATCAGGCATTCAAAAAATACAAGCCGGGCGAAGGACTGCTGTTCCATTCTGACCGAGGCGTGCAATATGCTTCCAATGCATACAAAAACAAGCTTCATAAGTACAAGATGATCCAGAGCATGTCTCGAAGCGGTGTGCCATATGACAATGCACCTATGGAAAGCTTCTGGGCAACGGTCAAAAATGCCTGTGTACATGGCTGTAGGTTCAAAACGAGGAAGGAAGCCGAGCTAAAAATATTTGAATACGTCTTTGGCTTTTACAACACACATCGTTATCACAGCTCAAACGGCTTAAAAACGCCATATGAGCTCAGAAATGAAAAGCTTTCTATTGGCTGA